DNA sequence from the Halocalculus aciditolerans genome:
GTATCGCGCTCACCCTCCCGCTCGTCGCCGCCGCGCTCGCCGCGCTCACCGTCTTCGGCGCGGCGCGCGTCCACTCCCTCCTGCCGGCGCTCCTCGCCGGCCTCTGGCTGTTCGCGACGACGAGCCGCCGGATGCTCGTCGACCTCGCCGGCGACGTCGTCACCGGCGTCGACGCCGGCGACGAGTCGGCTCGCACGACGATCCGCGGGCTCGTCGGCCGCGACACGACCGAACTCTCCGAGAGCGAACTCCGCAGCGCCGCCGTGGAGAGCGCCGCCGAGAACCTCGCCGACGGCCTCGTCGCCCCGCTCCTCGCCTTCGCTCTCGCCGCACCGCTCTCGCTCGCCGTCGGCGTCGCCGCCGCCGTCTGGGTGAAGGCCGTGAACACGCACGACTCCGTCCTCGGCTACCCGTCGAAACCCCACGGCACCGCGAGCGCGCGCCTCGACGACCTCGTCATGTGGCTGCCCGCGCGCGTCAGCGCCGGCCTCATCGCCGCCGCGGCGCTCGACCCCGGCGCGCTCACACGCGCTCTCGAGTGGGCGCGCGAGCCGCCCTCGCCGAACTCCGGCTGGCCGATGGCGACGCTCGCCGCCGCCCTCGACGTCGAACTCGCGAAACCCGGCGTCTACGCGCTCAACCCGGCCGCCGCCCTCCCGACGACGGACGACGCCGAACGGGGCGTCCGCCTCGTCGACCGGGCGTGCATCGTCGCGTTCGTCCTCGCGGGGGTGGGCGCGTGGTTCTGACCGCGCTCCGCGGCGCGCTCGGCTTCCTCACCCGCCTCCCAGTCGGTCGCACGCCGCGCGCGTGGGAGGCGTTCTGCGCCACGCCCGCCGCCTTCCCGCTCGCCGGCTACCCCGTCGGCGTCGCGCTCGCCCTGCCCGTCCTCATTGGCTCCTTCCTCGGTCTGGAGGCGGACCTCACCGCGTTCGCCTTCCTCCTCGCGGTCTACGCCGTGACGGGCGTCGCGCACGCCGACGCCGTCGCAGACCTCGGGGACGCCGCGGCCGTCCACGGCGACGTCGACCGCCGCCGCGAAGTCCTCAAAGACTCCGCCGTCGGCGTCGGTGCCGTGCTCGCCCTCGGTCTCGTCCTCCTCGGCACGTGGACGGCCGTCGCCCGCCTCGCCGCCCTCCCCGTCCGCGCCGTCGGCCTCGTCGTCGCCGCCGAAGTCGGCGCGAAACTCGCCATGGCGACCGTCGCCTGCCTCGGCGACGCCACCCACGACGGCCTCGGGGCCGCCGTCAGCGACGCCCACGACGCCCGCTCGCTCCTGCTTCCGGTTCTCGTCGCCCTCCCCGCCGCGCTCGCGACGTACCCGAACCCGGCCGCCGCCGTCGCGCTCGCCGCCGCCGGTCTCGCGGCGCTCTGCGTACTCGCGTGGGCGTCCCGGCGGCTCGGCGGCAGCAACGGCGACGTCGTCGGCGCGTCGAACGAGCTCGCGCGCCTCGCCGCGCTCCTCACGGGGGTGATTGCGTGGACGCTCTGGTGATGTGCGGCGGCCGCGGCACCCGCCTCGACACAGAGAAGGAAAAACCGCTCTACCCCGTGGCGGGCCGGCCGATGGTGGACTTCGTGCTCGACGCGCTCGACGCGAGCCGCGTCGACTCCGTCACGGCGGCCGTCACGCCCGCCACGCCCGACACGGCCGCGCACCTCGACGCACACCCCGCCGACGTCGACCTCTTGGAGACTCCCGGAGCGGGGTACGTCGCGGACCTCGGCGTCGCCCTCGACGCCGTCGACTCCCCCGTTCTCACCGTCGCTGCCGACCTCCCGCTCCTCGACGCCATCGCCGTCGACCGCGTCCTCGCCCTCTCCGTGACTGACTCCGTCCAGGTCTGCGTGCCCGCCGCGCTGAAACGCCGGCTCGGCGCGAGCGCCGACACGACTTACGAACGCGACGGCCGCGAACTCGCCCCCACGGGCGTCAACGTCGTCGCCGACGCCGACACCGAAACCATGCACCTCAGCTACGACGCACGCTACGCAGTCAACGTGAACCGCCGAACCGACGCCGCGCTCGCGGAGGCCCTGCTGTGACCGTCC
Encoded proteins:
- the cbiB gene encoding adenosylcobinamide-phosphate synthase CbiB produces the protein MLSSLAAVALAFLLDAAFSEPPARAHPVAYYGRVVTALDRQWRAPRLVGGSIALTLPLVAAALAALTVFGAARVHSLLPALLAGLWLFATTSRRMLVDLAGDVVTGVDAGDESARTTIRGLVGRDTTELSESELRSAAVESAAENLADGLVAPLLAFALAAPLSLAVGVAAAVWVKAVNTHDSVLGYPSKPHGTASARLDDLVMWLPARVSAGLIAAAALDPGALTRALEWAREPPSPNSGWPMATLAAALDVELAKPGVYALNPAAALPTTDDAERGVRLVDRACIVAFVLAGVGAWF
- the cobS gene encoding adenosylcobinamide-GDP ribazoletransferase; the protein is MVLTALRGALGFLTRLPVGRTPRAWEAFCATPAAFPLAGYPVGVALALPVLIGSFLGLEADLTAFAFLLAVYAVTGVAHADAVADLGDAAAVHGDVDRRREVLKDSAVGVGAVLALGLVLLGTWTAVARLAALPVRAVGLVVAAEVGAKLAMATVACLGDATHDGLGAAVSDAHDARSLLLPVLVALPAALATYPNPAAAVALAAAGLAALCVLAWASRRLGGSNGDVVGASNELARLAALLTGVIAWTLW
- a CDS encoding NTP transferase domain-containing protein yields the protein MCGGRGTRLDTEKEKPLYPVAGRPMVDFVLDALDASRVDSVTAAVTPATPDTAAHLDAHPADVDLLETPGAGYVADLGVALDAVDSPVLTVAADLPLLDAIAVDRVLALSVTDSVQVCVPAALKRRLGASADTTYERDGRELAPTGVNVVADADTETMHLSYDARYAVNVNRRTDAALAEALL